From a single Planctellipticum variicoloris genomic region:
- a CDS encoding DUF4198 domain-containing protein — MSPVRLLLTACLATSLDISLAAAHDTWLQCNIPVVRAGETVYLDLMLGNHGNEHRDYLLASKIGLEKATFKVIDPAGRAYDLKDRLIDTGYTPKEGFWSARFNPVEPGMHMAVHSLDQLVNHGTPTRAHKSAKTCFVASRLLDKVPEENPGFDRVFGHPLEIVPEANPVTPSGPEVPIRIKVLLKGKAFEGARVSFIPRGVRLADGFDETYERKTNANGRCSFTPKEGNHYLIVVHHKTDEAGDGYMATAYSATLTVLVPDICPCCGE; from the coding sequence ATGTCGCCCGTTCGCCTGTTGCTGACCGCCTGCCTGGCTACGTCGCTTGACATTTCGCTGGCCGCTGCTCACGACACCTGGCTGCAGTGCAATATCCCGGTTGTCCGGGCCGGCGAAACCGTCTATCTCGACCTGATGCTGGGGAATCACGGCAACGAGCACCGCGACTACTTGCTCGCCAGCAAGATCGGCCTCGAGAAAGCCACGTTCAAGGTCATCGATCCGGCGGGGAGAGCGTATGACCTCAAGGATCGCCTGATCGACACGGGATACACGCCCAAGGAAGGCTTCTGGTCGGCCCGCTTCAATCCGGTTGAGCCGGGAATGCATATGGCGGTCCACTCCCTCGACCAGTTGGTGAACCACGGCACGCCGACCCGGGCGCACAAGAGCGCCAAGACGTGCTTTGTGGCGAGCAGGCTGCTGGATAAAGTCCCGGAGGAGAATCCCGGATTCGACCGCGTGTTCGGGCATCCGCTGGAGATCGTTCCTGAGGCGAATCCCGTCACACCGTCCGGCCCCGAAGTGCCGATCCGGATCAAAGTTCTCCTGAAGGGCAAAGCGTTCGAGGGGGCTCGCGTGTCGTTCATTCCGCGTGGCGTCCGGCTGGCGGACGGCTTCGACGAGACTTACGAGCGGAAAACCAACGCCAACGGTCGCTGCTCGTTTACGCCCAAAGAGGGCAATCATTACCTGATCGTGGTCCATCACAAGACGGACGAGGCCGGAGACGGGTACATGGCGACGGCGTATTCCGCTACGCTGACGGTGCTCGTGCCCGACATCTGCCCCTGCTGCGGGGAGTAG
- a CDS encoding carboxypeptidase-like regulatory domain-containing protein, protein MTLFELADRICGVRRLAVIVLLCAAGCGGGGDNTPRYPASGTVLLEGAPVDGAVVAFSREDGNATAVAMTDEMGQFQLNVPPGKRGVPAGKYRISVRKSSVAPTYKEPTTFEEMEKEHKAGVKPGPPPAPKLGVPARYGDPATSLLTEEVTPTGKNEFTIQLKG, encoded by the coding sequence ATGACTCTGTTCGAACTGGCGGATCGAATCTGCGGCGTGCGACGCTTGGCTGTCATCGTTCTCCTCTGTGCCGCAGGCTGCGGCGGAGGCGGCGATAACACGCCTCGCTATCCAGCCTCCGGCACCGTTCTGCTGGAAGGGGCCCCCGTCGATGGCGCGGTGGTCGCCTTCAGCCGGGAAGACGGCAACGCCACGGCCGTGGCGATGACCGACGAGATGGGGCAATTTCAGCTCAATGTTCCGCCCGGCAAGCGTGGTGTTCCCGCCGGGAAATATCGCATTTCAGTCCGCAAGTCCAGCGTGGCCCCGACCTACAAGGAGCCGACGACTTTTGAAGAGATGGAGAAAGAGCACAAGGCGGGCGTCAAACCGGGGCCTCCTCCGGCGCCAAAACTTGGCGTTCCTGCGCGCTACGGCGACCCGGCGACGTCGCTGTTGACCGAGGAGGTTACTCCAACCGGAAAGAACGAGTTTACGATTCAACTCAAGGGGTAG
- a CDS encoding DUF1559 domain-containing protein, translated as MRKHRLGFTLIELLVVIAIIAILIALLLPAVQQAREAARRTQCRNNLKQLGLALHNYHDTHGVLPFMRWTVGNVYYNNHANLALLPFLDQSPLFAQVSSPLTVGATTFLPMGFTAAPYSWDVVYPPWKQQVPGYLCPSDANSLQKYSSIGTQCYRLCLGDSVNGVYAATSTRGIFGSNSRTQMRDITDGTSNTIAMAERANKNFGDPLRVLWGVAGPVDVSTPAACLALSTGQYYPTGTSTVRGADVPSMWSDGSPHCAGFTTVLPPNSASCTNSTNYVADSIISASSHHTGGAHCLMADGAVRFVSNNINSGNLAVAPTTAQSPYGVWGALGTKAGNETVSEF; from the coding sequence ATGAGAAAACATCGTCTCGGTTTTACGCTCATCGAGCTGCTGGTCGTGATTGCGATTATCGCGATCCTGATCGCCCTGTTGTTGCCCGCTGTGCAGCAGGCGCGCGAAGCCGCGCGTCGCACTCAGTGCCGCAACAACCTGAAACAACTGGGGCTGGCGCTTCACAACTATCACGACACTCACGGCGTGCTGCCGTTCATGCGATGGACCGTCGGCAACGTCTACTACAACAACCACGCTAATCTGGCGCTGCTGCCGTTCCTCGATCAGTCGCCGCTGTTCGCGCAGGTTTCGTCCCCTCTGACGGTCGGGGCCACGACGTTTCTGCCGATGGGATTTACGGCCGCTCCCTACTCTTGGGACGTCGTCTATCCGCCCTGGAAGCAGCAGGTTCCCGGCTATTTGTGTCCGTCCGACGCGAATTCCTTGCAGAAGTACTCCAGTATCGGGACGCAGTGTTATCGACTCTGTCTGGGGGATTCGGTGAATGGCGTCTACGCCGCGACTTCGACCCGCGGGATTTTCGGCTCCAATTCTCGGACTCAGATGCGGGACATTACCGACGGGACCAGCAACACGATTGCGATGGCCGAACGGGCCAATAAGAACTTCGGCGATCCGCTGCGAGTCTTGTGGGGCGTTGCGGGACCGGTCGATGTGAGTACGCCAGCGGCGTGTCTGGCCCTGTCGACCGGACAATACTATCCCACCGGAACTTCGACCGTGCGGGGGGCCGATGTTCCTTCGATGTGGTCGGATGGTTCCCCGCACTGCGCGGGGTTTACGACGGTGCTGCCGCCGAACTCCGCCTCGTGCACCAACAGCACGAACTATGTGGCGGATTCGATCATCAGCGCTTCCAGCCATCACACCGGCGGCGCGCACTGTCTGATGGCGGATGGTGCCGTCCGATTCGTTTCGAACAACATCAACTCCGGCAACCTCGCAGTAGCGCCGACGACGGCTCAGAGTCCCTATGGCGTCTGGGGTGCGTTGGGAACGAAGGCGGGCAACGAGACCGTCAGCGAATTCTAA